In Danio aesculapii chromosome 12, fDanAes4.1, whole genome shotgun sequence, the sequence GCATTAGcactggtttggcatcaactcatCTGTCAAAATGTGACCAgcaatatttttctttcattttgcttctttggcaaaatatgtCTGTAGGTATGTGTGGTTGCACATGTTACCATCCTAcaagttaacaaatatgtgttgcacatttatgcagccaattgaaaaaaaaaattaagatttttttttaattgtttaactgataccattaattagTGAATCATAACGGTGAATCAGTTATTATGAGCATCTCTCCACTTAAAACTCACCCTCAACTTTATGAACACtatgttgaatgaatgaatcttaaaaACCAGTTAACATAGACTCTTATAGTTGCTCTTATAGTTATAGATTACCAgatttttgtcttcaacagtagaaagaaaatcaaacaggctTGAGATGGTTGAGtaaaacgatgacagaattttcagtttttggtgaactatccctttaattgttaAACCTCAGTATGTAACCATTTACAGTGCAGACATGGATGATGTCTCAAACAATGTGGTGGATTGAGAATAATTTTTTAGTTATACCctaattttgaaaataatatgACAATAAAACACCCCAAAAATCCTATAGACTTGTTGTGAAGAATGGAATTTGAAAATGAGTTGATTGTAGCTATGTGTTAGGGCTGGGTATCGATTTTAAGGTTGAGATTCTGATTTTGAAAGTTTTCATATGATtaggtttaatattattatatatatttttgggggGGCAAccttaataaaaatgtaacatattattttatttatttatttatttatttttatttttttttttactttttttagatGCAACCCCTGGTTAACATCTGTCATTCAACTTGTATATTACTGGGTATCAATTTTAATTTGGCGCACACAgaatttattattagtatatgcGTTTTATCTGCTGTTTTAACGTGATATTTTTGACATATCTAATGTGAAATTAGCATTAGGTAATGTATTATGAACTCAAATCATAATGCTTTTTCCAATACTATTTCAACTTAACATTAACGTAAAGACACATGCTGTAAAAATCATTGCTAGCTCAGTGTTTATTGCATTAACATAACAAATTGTATCTTCTAAACTGTTACCGTGTGATAAATCTTGCTTTTCCCCATCTAGGACAGAAGCTCCAGCCCATCTGTCCTTCGCTGTGTGACCACTACGTGGAAGGAGGGTCTTCTGAACAGGAAGAGACCGTTTGTTGGAAGATGTTGTCACTCATGCACACCTCAGAGTCAGGTTAGTTTCTTGCTGCTTGGGGGATATTGACTGAGTGCACACATATTCCAAAGAATTGACTGCAATTGAACTGCTACTATTATGTGTTGCAGGATAGGTTGTTCAATCCCAGCATCCCTTCACTAGGGCTTCGTAATGTGATTTACATCAATGAAACCCACACAAGGTAAATGTCAACTTTAGGCCTGATGGACACATGACCACTTCcttcattatttataatttatatactcACTCAACCTTGCTTAGTTACCATGGTAAAATTCATTAACCTAGTTTAGTTTGTGATACATCATTAATGCCATAGTTGGTCAGATGTGGTTTCCCACCAAATGACCCGCCCTGTGTTTACATTCAAGCATCAAATGGTAGGTTGTAGGTTTCTGTGAGGAGTGGAAAGtcagaaaataaattattaatgccGTGTGTCAGGGGATATTATGTACCTGGATCACATGACGAGGACTAAAGGTGGTCTGAGCTGGTTCTAAGAGTCTGGGCAGTGGAGGGTGCAGGAATGAAGTATATAGACCATTTCTGCTAGCagctttttatttagcttttatcaaatgacaaaaataaagaactgattAAAAAGAATCATTTATTCTCATTCACAACAGAATAATCCAGTCAGATTTTCTGAGCACCTGGTACAGTGAAAACAACTTGCTGCAAAGAATGAGTCATTCACAGatcgtcaccttagaataatAAGGTTCTATCCgcaagatattgagcttcaaagtttttgcattccatatagcaaacaatgtgTGTAACAGGTCtgtttcatacattaacatgacagagaccctaaatgtactctaaatgtatattatcaaagttctcttacatttgcaaattagagtaaaaaaaaaaaacatggtaaattcTGAAATTCATTTTACACTTGGGGTtaaaaggttctatctggcagatgaTTCATTgtagcattacttttcaagaaatacaatcagaaaaataagtacTTTAGTGTGgcaacaatatgttgatgcttgagaaagttacatttttgctttctataattttctataattttatttcatgttttaggatggatattttttcttgttcaaattaagcattcAAGGCTGTGCCTAAATATTTTGGTAATTTTATCCAattaatatagtaatatttataaaactttaagctttatatgaattatattttttgaattatatgccccatgaattaaattaagcattttaataatattaaatttaaagactttaaaagaaaacagagaatgagcaaatgagtttattaaacactgaaaaatgtttcactgactatatatacacaaataaaaaaattcacatttaatatagacattttttaatattaatttcttttttaacaatgtaaaatttcATCTCAATTAATTATTGTTGAAAAAGTGAATGTTTAtaactagagcttgcttgttttgacacaatatttaaaatattttgctaagaattatctaaaatatttttattattattgttttattgtattaaagTGTAATACGTTTTTTGAAAgggaaaataaaagtattttccaTTTGCCCCATTCGAAAAACTCCCTAGCAattagtctaaaatttcattcataacggCCTTAAAAATCTcgtaagtcttaaatttaacttggtgaaacctgcagaacccTGGATCCACTGCCTTCAACTCACATGACTGTACAATTTATTGCATTTGtaatattattgcaatattatAAAATCTCATTTGTAAACAGCAAATGCTTTACATTGCATTGTAGTCATGTAACATTCTAGTCTGCTGAAGAAGCATCTTTGGCCTGccctatttatttataatatataatgcaCACATCACGGAGCTGCTATAAATATGCAGAGTAAATAAATTGCCTTTGAATGCACATTCTTTTAACTTGTTCTTCCTAGCTCTACTCAGCCCACAGTATTGTTCTGTTTTTTCATGCACAAAGTATTGCTGATATAAGAAGTGAAGTGTTGCCATTTGTTAAACGTATTTGGCATTAGAACAACAGCTTTGCACAAAGTGTCAACGTGCTTGTTTGAAACGATCACTAAATGTGACGAGATGTTTGCAAGATAACACTTAAACTAAAACTGTACTAGATTAATGGTATGATATTTTTGAGGAAGATTGTTAAGTCCACAACACAGTTATTTGTTCATACTATATAACGATGTATAGCTtgtctttgtttaaaaaaaataaataaaaagataaacaagCTTTAGCAATCATAATATTGGTTAAAAATTGCATTTAGAATGTATTTTCTAAAATTTCTCAGCCCTACAACTAGCTGACtgttttcatctttaattttagATTGACTGAAAAACAACATGAGAGTGagagaattgtaatttttgggttgattttgatttgaaaatgattgattttaatgaTATGCTCATTTTTTTCTCCATAATGCAGACACAGAGGTTGGCTTGCGCGGAGGCTGAGTTATGTGCTGTTTGTCTTGGAGAGAGATGTCCAGAAGGACATGTTTGCACGCAATGTGGTGGAGAACGTGCTTAATAACAGCAGGTAACTAGAGCTTTTTTAAGGAAGTGTGGAACAAGTGCAATTAAAATGTCTGTTTCTAAGCAGCAGGATTGCATGCAGATTGACTGTGAGTGTTATTGCTGTAGGCTGGAATGTGCTATCGTAGAGGTTGCGAATGAGGGTGTGCAGGAAGATGGAGAGCCTGGAGTTGATCTCAAAGCTGTCAGTAAAGTTCGACGGAAGGCCAGAGGATGGCTGCAGGAGATGGTTGCCAACATCTCCCCGGCCTTAATCAGGTACAGTTTTTATACAATGAGGGAAATTAAGAGTGTTGCTCAATAGCTTGGAAACATCAGGATCTGGCATGTTTATAAAGAAGTTTCTTTTGCTCACCATGGctgaattttgaaaaaaaatgaaaaataaaaagttatatgtgaaatattaaattaaaaatacctGTCACAGTCAtctcaccctgcagcccaagacctcACTCACTCAATGAagataagcagggctgagcctggtcagtacctgggggggagaccacatggggaaaactaggttgctgttggaagtggtgtcaGTGAGGCCTgcaggggcactcaacctgtggtcagTGTGAGTCCTAACGCCCAAGTATAGTGAAGAGAACACTATACTGTCAGggggcgccgtctttcggatgagacgttaaaccgatgttgaacctgactctctgtggttattaaaaatcccatggcacttctcgtaaataATAGAGGTGTAACCCCAGTCTCCTGGCCAAATACCCTCCATCGGACcttaccatcatggcctcccaatcatccccatatgctgaattggctctatcactgtctctccactccaacaatagctggtgtgtggtgagcacactggcagAGTTGTCCTGtgactgccgtcgcatcatccaagtggatgctgcacactattggtggtgtggagagaccttcCTCATGaatgtgaagcgctttgggtgtatggtcacAACTGTTAAATGCGCTATatgaataaacattacattttctatataaacgttttaaaatgtatatatttttagcttTCTATTACTTCAATCTTTAGTGTCATATAGTCCTTCATATACAGTATAAGTCTAATATGATGAGTTGCTGCTCTATTTATTAATGCTTGTTATTATTGTAGTGTAATTAAAATATCCTTCATATATTTGTTGGAGCTTTTATACATTTTACTTAATAATATCCATAAAAATAAGAAGccgcacaactgttttcaacattgataataatcaagtttaaatatatttaaataattttctgaagAATCAAGTAAATGTTGTGAAATGGTAATAGTTACAAGTACGGCttcacgattaatcgaaaaaagatcacgatctcgattcgaccccatCCCCCCAACCCCCCCGCATAAAGCTTAgaaaggcggtcgcacaagtcttcacatttcTTATAAACGTGGCAACCACCAAATGGTGTTACATGAGTTACATGTTATATTAATAAGGTGTAATGTAAATTTGATGTGAATACTGACGtattaagcctgatttatacttctgcgtcaagctcaCGTGTatgctttgtgattggtcggcttggtatcactgacgagtgtgggcaggaCTGAAAGCCCGCGAGTCTGTTGGAACTAGTGTTTACAAGTTCTTGTGAAGAAGCtctagatggaaagttttgttttgtgtttaccttatggttaaagttgttggacgtccactggttcctgcctcaaaattactgagtttgagccacttggaCACAgaaaaaactcgacacagaggaacaaacacctcactgccagctagggtttcggaagtgttattgcagtggGACACAAACAGTGCGCCATAGAGAGGACGCACATGCTCATGAATGATGTCTacttagtgaacagaacctgcataggctgttatgtgtgtatatacaatcgaaatcagaattaataaattactatttaagctgtatagaagtgtcttgaaaaatatgttgtaaaatattatttactgtcatcatggcaaagataaaataaattagttattagaaatgagttagtaaaactattatgtttagaaatgttgaaaaaaaaatctctctaataaacagaaattggggaaaaaataaacaagggggctaataattcagaggggctaataattttgatttcaactgtatatgggctGTTGGCAATTGCAAAATATTTCACaaacatattcatatatattcattcctcaatgaaaataaatttcaaattTACAGCATTATTTGAATTAGAATCTTTGTAACAAGATCTTTACTGCTTTGATAATTTTCGTTTGTCTtgaaattgttttaattaaaacacttaaaatgatAATGCTAAATAAGTGATATTGTCATTGATTTTTATGCCTCATTCAGATTAACAGGATGGGTGCTGTTGAAACTGTTCAATGGATTTTTCTGGAGCATTCAGATCCATAAAGGTCAGCTGGAGATGGTAAAGAAAGCAGCATCCGAGGTCAGACATTTACACAACTTATTCCCACCCCCAAAAACTGCCATTTCTTCTTATCTGCATTACAGCATATAGTGTTTGCAACTCCCAAAACGGCCCCAGATAATCAGAAAGTCCAATTCAGTTGGCCCAATCACAAAGCAATAAGTCTACTCTCCTCCTTTATACAGTGTGTGTTTAGTGTAATTACAGATGGAGGGTTTATTTGGTTATCTGAGGACTCTGAGGAATGTTTGTTCTGCACAATTCCACttactgtaaaatacattttactagactgtcctgcttttaatgactgCAGAAGGCTTTTTATGAAATGAATTCGCCTAAGAAGATATTCAGCAAAGTATCACCAGGAAAGATTTCAGAATTTGTTatcatggcattaaataaaaaaattcatcatcatcatcatcattatatggTTATCATGAAGTATAACAACTGTTTTACTCTGTCTTCAGTACAACGCTCCCCTCGTCTTCCTTCCTGTCCACAAGTCCCACATAGATTACCTGCTCATCACCTTCATCCTTTTCTGCCACAACATCAAAGCACCACACATCGCTGCTGGCAACAACCTCAACATCCCCATCTTAAGGTATGAAGTCATGATGATCTCATTGCTGTAGTTTACATAATTGTATTTCAGCAATAGACAGATAAATTGATATAtgaatgtgtttatttacttCCACAGCACGCTAATACGCAAACTCGGAGGATTCTTCATTCGTCGTAAAATGGACGAGACCTCAGATGGAAAGAAAGATGTGTTATACAGATCTCTGTTACATGCAGTAAGTTTACACAGATCAGAAGTTGTTTGAGTACAGATTTATAAAACAGAGCGTCACAAACGGATCTCaaaacccaaaaataaaattgtgcTGATAAATAACTCCTCTTCTGAGGTCATTAAGACGTAGGTGTATATGGTGAGCTTTCAGAAGTTATTTTAATATGCTGACTCAAGAAATATTTTTCATCAGTTCTAACCACTGCAACCTAGCTGAGCAGTGAGCAGTTTGGTTTCTCTCATGGTTGTTACCATCACTACCTAATTTTTTTGGTGCTTTCCTTGACCCAGATATCTTTAACTTTCCATGGAGGACTTTAAAGGTCATCGAAaaaattgctgttaatttacaTATCCTAGATGTAGGTGACTTTAGGTGAGTTTATCATCAGGAGCCTACATCTTGGTTCATCTAAAGGTGATATACAGCAGTCATTCATTTTTCTGTGAACAACCACTTCCAAGCCCCAATTGGAAAGGGAAAGGTTGTGACAAAGAAACCATCAACACTTTTGATATgatgcacattttatacacagacTGCTTATTTaccaaacataacaaaaacttgccctgttttttaaaaagaaaatgtatttgcatttaaaaaaaacaacaactgtattgtctgtagggtggcatggtggcttaggggttagcactgtcgcctcacagcaggtagggccctggtttgagtcccggctgggccatttaGCATTCTGTGTGGgctttgcatgttctacccaacATCCAAAGACCTGTagtgtaagtgaattgaataaaacaaatttgGCCGTATGGTGTATGAAATTtggtgtatgagagtgtgtgaatgcaagagtgtatgggtgtttcccagtactgggttgcggctggaagggaatccggtgtgtaaaacaaatgccagaatagttggtggttcattctgctttggcaacccctgacaaataagggaccaaactgaaggcaaatgaatgaatgtattgtctGTGTTAATCTTGCTTGTAAAGACCTGTAGGATATGATCTTGTGAGTGATGGAGAAACCGGAGCAGCTGTAATATAGTCTGCTGTTGTGCTTTAGATAAAATGACGTACTGATTGTCACTGCAGCGACTGTCGAGCGGCTCTTCCTTAGAGTTGGCTGTCAGAGGATGCCGATGGATTACTCCTGCATTATTCATGCTGTCTCCTGTCGGGCACCAAATCACCACAATAGGCTGCTTTAATTACAGGGAAATTGTAAAGGAAGGGTCATGAGTCTTGGGGATTATTGGAGATGTTGTGTGCAGTGTGCCATTTACTGTTGTGTGGATCATTCTTCCCTTTCACTCTCAATTTCAGTACACGGAAGAATTGTTGCGGCAGCAGCAGTTTCTGGAGGTGTATTTAGAGGGCACGCGGTCTCGCAGCGGGAAACCCTCTCCAGCACGTGCGGGCATGCTCTCCATCGTGGTCGATACACTCTGTGCCAGCACCATCCCTGATGTTCTGATCGTGCCCGTTGGCATCTCTTATGACCGCATTATTGAGGGGAACTACAACAGTGAGCAGCTGGTAAGAGTTCTACTTTGAGTGAACGTTAGGTCTAATTATGGTGTTACTCAAGGTGTTTTCACAAAATGCAGATCATTATACATCCTCACCATATCTTTGTGAATGAAACCACTAATCTATTCTTAATTTAATCTATATTGTATTGTCATGTCGTTCTGTCTATCATTGTATTTGCTGTTCTGTGtttatcattccatctatccatttatggTTCTGTCAATCTATGGATCTTTCTTTCACACTTTTGTGCTATCAATCCTTCTGTATGTCTAAAACTTCAGacatttttatttagcaataaatTTTAGTATTTCATCATTTCACCAAATGTTCTACAGTTTTGTTCATCAATCATTTTATTAatctatctgttgttctatctatggTTCTTTTGGTCCATTATTCTGTTTAGCTTTTTATGGTTCTGTAGATCTGTCTGGTATGCTGGGTTCCTACCAACTGCACAGAACATTCACATCACGTCACTCTCTCTAGTTTACTCACAGAATGTTTTTACAACAAGCGAATTTCCACTTAAAgagtcatgaaacccccctctttcagttcaagtccaCCTCAGAatgttttcaaaaaatgctctgaGATGGTCATGGAGCACTGTGAGCAAAGGGAGGGGTGGGCGTATCTGGCATAGCAGGGGAAAAAAAGGGGAGCGAAGTGAGCCAACTGTcagttgccacagcggaaggaaccaccaacttatccagcacgtttttacacagtggatgctcttccagccgcatcatccatcactgggaaacacgcactcatacactacggtcaacgtttagcatacccaattcacctgtaccacatatctttggacttgtgggggaaaccagagcacccggaggaaaaccggTGTGAGGCGaaagtgttacccactgcgccaccacatcgccacaaagttaaaatgcaaagaaataaacattaagtAATTGAACGCCCTGCTACATACATGATgggttatttgtaatttcatataatgTAAAGgctacacataaccacaatttgttatatcattataaagataatcctgtttatataaacactaaatgAGGAAGTCTTCTCTCCTCTTGAACCCCTGGGTCAGAATGCagaaacaagtgaataacagtgCAGCATGTCTCATGCCATGTCTATTCCAACCCTTAACCCTACCggtaaacataggcgaacacaccAGCACGAAAATAGGCAATGTGTATGAAaggtaatgaactcaactgataaaaaaactaagtccgccattctccaattctcatacagctctcccgacaaaaattcatgctgcacacaaacagcttggCTGTATCGGACAGCATCGCAGGGAAAGCCATacaacaaaccccgtggatcatggaaacaaacaaacacacgacCCTTCATAAATGGCTAAATACTGTGTGCTGTGCATGGCTGTGGTCTCATGACTTGGCAGGTCTGTCATTGGAAAACACGTGCACTCaagaataattaagaagcagggtcttctcataggatgaaaaaactccgctatgaataataacaaGAAACCGGCATGTCATCTATGGACAGGCTGACAAACGCTAcgtaaaaaaatgattttaaacccggaagatgaaattagctgacaataGTTTAAGATTATCCAGTTttctccacaattaaagctgacaggtgctaacttTGGCCTTATTGactctcaacacacacaaatctgttaaaatcttttaaaaaaaagtactcTGGAGTTTCTTAAACCTTTAagttgaattatatatattttttaattagcgCAGAAATCAAGCATTTGAATTTCACACTTTCGTGGCAAACACTGCACATTCCGCCTCACTCACATCTAGCATTATGCCATCATTCTTCAGCTCTATCTGTTTTTGTAATCATTGTAATCTGTCATTCTGTTGCCTTATTATTTGTCTATATTTGGCcagtctttttatttaaattaaaaattgatgGTCATTCTACTCTACATACCATatagtccaaaaaaaaaacaaacaacagcaaacaaaaaaaaaaacaaacaaacatggatAAGTGTTTTCCAGATCCAGTCCTTGTGActctaagctgtttttttttttgttcactgtcAAATGATGAGGATGATGTTGTTGCTGTGGAATCTTTGACCAATGTCttgttttttccccatttcagGGCAAGCCTAAGAAGAATGAGAGTCTGTGGGGTATTGCCTGTGGCGTGTTCAGGATGCTCCGCAAGAACTACGGCTGTGTGCGTGTGGATTTCACTCAGCCCTTCTCCCTGAAGGTTAGTAGAGCTCATCTGCTTCTGatcatttaactgttttcttttcttcttctacaAGCCTGTTAGATGTCTCCCTTAATGTCTGTTTGTGCTTTTCCAATGCTGTAGGAATACTTGGACACTCAGCGCAGTCGACATCTCCAGGCCTCTCTGACGCTGGAGCAGATTCTTCTCCCCACCATCATCACTACACAGTATGGCCTTTAGACTGCCAGCATCCAACATAATCATGTGGACTCCTGTGTCTGTTGGTATGTAGAAAGATGTGTGGCTAATGGGATTAAGTCTGGTTGTGTTTTTCTGTGCAGACCTGATCAGGCTGTTTTTAATGGAGAAGATGAGAATCATCTGAATTCTGACCTGTCAGACGAGCCCTGGAGGAGGCAGGTTATTGCTGACTTGGCCAAGCACGTTCTCTTCAGTAAGGGCACCTTGAAGTCCATGATGTTTCTTAGACAGTAGGTGAAAAaaattagggatgctctgatcaagATTTCTGCGGCTGATgctgagtaccgattccttgtcatggtgatcagtcGATACAGAgtacccattctgatgctttaTAATGGGTAAAGCACATTTTCCTCcccaagtatgatacttaagtggagatctcaccttacctaagagaataaattgaGGATTCTGCATATAATCCTTTAAACACTCTCTCTTATAACTATATAGGCGTGAACGTGTCATGAtcagaagcagctttaaaaaaataatagataaaacagatacaaaaatggtaagaaaaatgactaacaaaccaatttggaaacattgcaaatgacgAAAGAAGAATTCATGTCTCAATCGAGaaaagtttggagcgcatatttATATATCCAGGGTATTTTATCTAATTTGCGGAAATCCCAGAGCTGCTATGAATATGCGGGAGTCTCACAGAGCTTCCAGGAAAAGTCTTAAGAttggatgagacactagataAAGGCGATTGCTCCACCCATGTCACAGCGGTTCAAAACACTTGATATATAATGGGTGCACTTGCCACAAAGAGCG encodes:
- the LOC130238246 gene encoding LOW QUALITY PROTEIN: glycerol-3-phosphate acyltransferase 1, mitochondrial-like (The sequence of the model RefSeq protein was modified relative to this genomic sequence to represent the inferred CDS: inserted 2 bases in 1 codon; deleted 1 base in 1 codon; substituted 1 base at 1 genomic stop codon), with the protein product MDVHMVLGGPDNILLANXSXPGSACLKHPCEDQDRSSSPSVLRCVTTTWKEGLLNRKRPFVGRCCHSCTPQSQDRLFNPSIPSLGLRNVIYINETHTRHRGWLARRLSYVLFVLERDVQKDMFARNVVENVLNNSRLECAIVEVANEGVQEDGEPGVDLKAVSKVRRKARGWLQEMVANISPALIRLTGWVLLKLFNGFFWSIQIHKGQLEMVKKAASEYNAPLVFLPVHKSHIDYLLITFILFCHNIKAPHIAAGNNLNIPILSTLIRKLGGFFIRRKMDETSDGKKDVLYRSLLHAYTEELLRQQQFLEVYLEGTRSRSGKPSPARAGMLSIVVDTLCASTIPDVLIVPVGISYDRIIEGNYNSEQLGKPKKNESLWGIACGVFRMLRKNYGCVRVDFTQPFSLKEYLDTQRSRHLQASLTLEQILLPTIITTQPDQAVFNGEDENHLNSDLSDEPWRRQVIADLAKHVLFSASKSSAIMSTHIVACLLLYRHRQGVLLSKLVEDFFNMKEEILSRDFDLGFSGNSEDVVMHALSLLGNCVNVTSTNKNTEFIISPSNTVPALFELNFYSNGLFHVFIADAIIACSALALLREQTPASASEQNPSSTLLSQERLIRRAAGLSHFLSNEVAVALPCQTLYQVFHDAITRLIEYGVLIVAEEDQEELSPSEEPWPKKFPEALSWRSDEEDEDSDFGDEQRDRYLKVSPSAEHQEFYTFLQRILTPVLEAYSGAAIFIHSLTSPMSEREYTHQLFKYLLTRTERGVSMYGESATHYLVKNTVKTFKELGVLKERREDGVCRLELSSTFIPQANKNKLLQYILGFSLL